A stretch of the Lolium perenne isolate Kyuss_39 chromosome 3, Kyuss_2.0, whole genome shotgun sequence genome encodes the following:
- the LOC127341834 gene encoding uncharacterized protein, producing the protein MATDRRIQPAGSGSGGGATEEEAGLGKRLLRVLRAVYHMLRKGLCRKRLMMDLHLLLGRGKLAGRALRAHLAHHPQPHHLAAAAAAAGASPSALTMYQHNPRDVEFSCDTTPLYAAASPAIAFPFKIGRGRGRGGSSLGGLDAATVAAAFEMMNAQANGGETPGATGATPSPLLALSRGRCPAGARQLRVTDSPFPVEPEGVDERVDAEADSFIKRFYEQLRMQQSTTPDNCVRRRG; encoded by the coding sequence ATGGCGACCGACAGGAGGATACAGCCGGCCGGCAGCGGCAGCGGGGGAGGGGcgacggaggaggaggccggGCTCGGGAAGCGCCTGCTGCGGGTGCTCCGCGCCGTGTACCACATGCTGCGCAAGGGCCTCTGCCGCAAGCGCCTCATGAtggacctccacctcctcctcggcCGCGGCAAGCTCGCCGGCCGCGCCCTCCGCGCCCACCTCGCCCACCACCCGCAGCCCCACCACCTCGCCgccgcggcggccgccgccggCGCGTCCCCGTCCGCGCTCACCATGTACCAGCACAACCCGCGGGACGTCGAGTTCAGCTGCGACACCACGCCGCTCTACGCCGCGGCCAGCCCGGCCATCGCCTTCCCGTTCAAGATCGGCCGCGGCAGGGGCCGGGGCGGCAGCAGCCTCGGCGGGCTCGACGCCGCCACCGTGGCCGCCGCCTTCGAGATGATGAACGCGCAGGCCAACGGCGGGGAGACACCGGGAGCCACCGGGGCCACGCCGTCGCCGCTGCTTGCCCTCAGCCGCGGTCGCTGCCCGGCCGGCGCGCGCCAGCTGCGCGTCACCGACTCGCCCTTCCCCGTCGAGCCCGAGGGCGTCGACGAGCGCGTCGACGCCGAGGCCGACAGCTTCATCAAGCGCTTCTACGAGCAGCTCCGGATGCAGCAGTCCACCACGCCCGACAACTGCGTCCGCCGCCGGGGCTAG